A genome region from Crossiella equi includes the following:
- a CDS encoding AMP-binding protein, with amino-acid sequence MSLPDNLNRWAAGFGDQPALTFLDHHGPRPVAEGEVLTWAELDRRVSAVAAWIQRRACRGQRAAVLAPHGPHYVVAFLAALRAGIIAVPAYPPGHPGQTQRLAQLLADCAPRLLLTTRDQLGAVEAFLDAHGPRRAEVVAVDALPDAIGAECEPAWHTGDDVAYLQYPASWTGQPLAVQVTFRNALDNALTLVESIGALPGQSPSVSWLPLHHAEGLLLGVIAPVAVRARAVLMEPAAFLLRPERWLRALTANPGAVSAAPDFAYGYCASRVGAKEKALLRLDHVRSLFVDGASAQAGTLARFQAAFAECGLRPEAVRCGYGPVGAAALVSVTTAEPRRTAFDRAWLRRGRAVARPEGTPESLTLLSSGAPGRHRVRIVSTANGRTLPDGSVGEVWVSGPLGAGFWGRRKPGERPFGNRLADADGPAHGWLRTGDAGLVEDGELYVLGKLADVLTVGERQHVPQDVEATAAGAHSALRAHQVAVFTVREVDRVRTVLVAERVRECSAAQVVSQVRRAVTARHALGLDTMLLVDTGRLPRTPTGAVCRQSSRERYLAGAFAG; translated from the coding sequence TTGTCCCTGCCGGACAACCTCAACCGCTGGGCCGCCGGTTTCGGCGACCAGCCCGCGCTGACCTTCCTCGACCACCACGGGCCGCGCCCGGTGGCCGAGGGGGAGGTGCTGACCTGGGCCGAGCTGGATCGCCGCGTCTCCGCCGTCGCGGCCTGGATCCAGCGGCGGGCCTGTCGCGGGCAGCGCGCCGCGGTGCTCGCCCCGCACGGTCCGCACTACGTGGTCGCGTTCCTGGCCGCGCTGCGCGCCGGGATCATCGCGGTCCCGGCCTACCCGCCCGGCCACCCCGGGCAGACCCAGCGCCTGGCCCAGCTGCTCGCCGACTGCGCGCCCCGCCTGCTGCTCACCACCCGCGACCAGCTCGGCGCGGTGGAGGCCTTCCTGGACGCGCACGGCCCGCGCCGCGCCGAGGTGGTCGCGGTGGACGCCCTGCCCGACGCGATCGGCGCGGAGTGCGAACCGGCCTGGCACACCGGCGACGACGTGGCCTACCTCCAGTACCCGGCGAGCTGGACGGGCCAGCCGCTCGCGGTGCAGGTGACCTTCCGCAACGCCCTGGACAACGCGCTCACCCTGGTCGAGTCGATCGGCGCCCTGCCCGGCCAGTCGCCCTCGGTGAGCTGGCTGCCCCTGCACCACGCCGAGGGCCTGCTGCTGGGTGTGATCGCGCCGGTGGCCGTGCGCGCCCGCGCGGTGCTGATGGAACCGGCGGCCTTCCTGCTCCGCCCGGAGCGCTGGCTGCGCGCGCTCACCGCCAACCCGGGCGCGGTCAGCGCCGCCCCGGACTTCGCCTACGGCTACTGCGCCAGCCGCGTGGGCGCCAAGGAGAAGGCACTGCTGCGGCTGGACCATGTGCGCTCGCTGTTCGTGGACGGCGCCAGCGCCCAGGCGGGCACCCTGGCCCGGTTCCAGGCCGCCTTCGCCGAGTGCGGGCTGCGGCCGGAGGCGGTGCGCTGCGGGTACGGGCCGGTGGGCGCGGCCGCGCTGGTCTCGGTGACCACCGCCGAGCCCCGGCGCACCGCCTTCGACCGGGCCTGGCTGCGGCGCGGCCGGGCGGTGGCGCGCCCGGAGGGCACCCCGGAGTCGCTGACCCTGCTCTCCAGCGGCGCCCCGGGCAGGCACCGGGTGCGCATCGTGAGCACCGCCAACGGGCGCACCCTGCCGGACGGCTCGGTCGGCGAGGTCTGGGTGTCCGGGCCGCTGGGCGCGGGCTTCTGGGGCAGGCGCAAACCGGGCGAGCGGCCCTTCGGCAACCGCCTGGCCGACGCGGACGGGCCCGCGCACGGCTGGCTGCGCACCGGGGACGCGGGCCTGGTCGAGGACGGCGAGCTGTACGTGCTGGGGAAGCTGGCCGACGTGCTCACCGTGGGCGAGCGCCAGCACGTGCCGCAGGACGTGGAGGCCACGGCCGCCGGTGCGCACTCGGCCCTGCGCGCGCACCAGGTCGCCGTGTTCACCGTGCGCGAGGTCGACCGCGTGCGCACCGTGCTGGTGGCCGAACGCGTGCGCGAGTGCTCGGCCGCGCAGGTCGTCAGCCAGGTGCGGCGCGCGGTGACCGCCCGGCACGCGCTGGGACTGGACACCATGCTGCTGGTCGACACCGGGCGCCTGCCCCGCACCCCGACCGGCGCGGTGTGCAGGCAGAGCAGCCGCGAGCGCTACCTGGCCGGGGCCTTCGCGGGCTGA
- the panD gene encoding aspartate 1-decarboxylase, protein MRRTLMNGKIHRATVTQADLHYVGSVTIDADLLEAADIVEGEVVHIVDITNGARLTTYAITGERGSGVIGINGAAAHLVHPEDMVIIMSFAEFTEEERATHVPHVVHVDSANRIVALGSDPAEPVPGSGVLTSGREAVGAAR, encoded by the coding sequence GTGCGGCGAACACTGATGAACGGCAAGATCCACCGCGCCACCGTGACGCAGGCGGATCTGCACTACGTCGGTTCCGTGACGATCGACGCGGACCTCTTGGAGGCGGCCGACATCGTCGAGGGCGAGGTCGTCCACATCGTCGACATCACCAACGGCGCCCGCCTGACCACCTACGCCATCACCGGCGAGCGCGGCAGCGGCGTGATCGGCATCAACGGCGCGGCGGCGCACCTGGTGCACCCCGAGGACATGGTCATCATCATGTCCTTCGCGGAGTTCACCGAGGAGGAGCGCGCCACGCACGTGCCGCACGTGGTGCACGTGGACTCGGCCAACCGCATCGTGGCGCTGGGCTCGGACCCGGCCGAGCCGGTGCCGGGCAGCGGGGTGCTGACCTCCGGCCGCGAGGCCGTGGGCGCCGCGCGCTAG
- a CDS encoding MbtH family protein translates to MNPLDDENGTFYALVNDEGQYSLWPVFVDVPAGWTVAFGQDTRQACLDFIERTWTDMRPKSLVEAMGEPAS, encoded by the coding sequence ATGAATCCGCTGGACGACGAGAACGGCACGTTCTACGCCCTGGTCAACGACGAGGGCCAGTACTCGCTGTGGCCGGTCTTCGTGGACGTCCCGGCAGGCTGGACCGTGGCCTTCGGGCAGGACACGCGCCAGGCCTGCCTGGACTTCATCGAGCGGACCTGGACCGACATGCGCCCCAAGAGCCTCGTCGAGGCCATGGGCGAGCCCGCCAGCTGA
- a CDS encoding helix-turn-helix domain-containing protein has product MNQLRTGADPWNVLPRDLAPLMRAELPDVARQILGEIQRGIPEYSRPLDEAFGQIISDGIEHSLGQFVDRVADPTALHPQRAEMYRRLGRGEFHEGRSLDTLQRAYRLGARIAWRRLSDFGARVNLSVDTMRVLGEAVFAHIDELCGLAVEGYVAAQARATGARERRRRRLLEVLLADPPNPRHVVIELAAAAEWELPDRVCAVALEPRAGRNTRVEPRLDRTILVDFEGGAPCLLIPAGSEHEHALDRPLADWLVAVGPTVELAEAAQSLRWARHALQLLRDGVLPADSVRHCADHLSTLWLLHEDFLLGELSARVLAPLAELTPRQRERLTETLLAWLETRSGAPEVAARLGIHPQTVRYRLHQLESLFGDTLNDPAARFDLELVLRAARLRRAARPGGPVPGAQPAKAPAR; this is encoded by the coding sequence GTGAACCAGCTGCGCACGGGCGCCGACCCGTGGAATGTCCTGCCCAGGGACCTGGCCCCGCTCATGCGGGCCGAGCTCCCCGACGTCGCCAGACAGATCCTCGGTGAGATCCAGCGCGGTATCCCCGAGTACTCCCGGCCCCTCGACGAGGCGTTCGGGCAGATCATCAGCGACGGCATCGAGCACTCGCTCGGCCAGTTCGTCGACCGCGTGGCCGACCCGACCGCGCTGCACCCGCAGCGCGCCGAGATGTACCGCCGACTGGGCCGGGGAGAGTTCCACGAGGGCCGCAGCCTGGACACCCTCCAGCGTGCCTACCGGCTGGGCGCGCGCATCGCCTGGCGCCGCCTGTCCGACTTCGGCGCCCGGGTCAACCTGTCCGTGGACACCATGCGCGTGCTCGGCGAGGCGGTCTTCGCCCACATCGACGAGCTGTGCGGCCTGGCCGTGGAGGGCTACGTCGCCGCCCAGGCCCGTGCCACCGGTGCCCGCGAACGCCGTCGCCGCAGGCTGCTGGAGGTCCTGCTGGCCGACCCGCCCAACCCGCGGCACGTGGTGATCGAGCTGGCCGCGGCCGCCGAGTGGGAGCTGCCGGACCGGGTGTGCGCGGTGGCCCTGGAGCCCCGCGCGGGCCGCAACACCCGGGTCGAGCCGCGCCTGGACCGCACGATCCTGGTCGACTTCGAGGGCGGCGCGCCCTGCCTGCTCATCCCGGCGGGCAGCGAGCACGAGCACGCCCTGGACCGGCCGCTGGCCGACTGGCTGGTCGCGGTCGGCCCGACGGTCGAGCTGGCCGAGGCCGCGCAGTCGCTGCGCTGGGCCCGGCACGCGTTGCAGCTGCTCCGCGACGGCGTGCTGCCCGCCGACTCCGTGCGGCACTGCGCCGACCACCTGTCCACGCTGTGGCTGCTGCACGAGGACTTCCTCCTCGGCGAGCTGTCCGCGCGCGTGCTGGCGCCGCTGGCCGAGCTGACCCCGCGCCAGCGGGAACGGCTCACCGAGACGCTGCTGGCCTGGCTGGAGACCCGCAGCGGCGCGCCCGAGGTGGCCGCCCGGCTGGGCATCCACCCGCAGACCGTGCGCTACCGCCTGCACCAGCTGGAGAGCCTGTTCGGCGACACCCTCAACGACCCGGCCGCCCGCTTCGACCTGGAGCTGGTGCTGCGGGCCGCCCGGCTGCGCCGCGCCGCGCGGCCGGGCGGCCCGGTGCCCGGGGCTCAGCCCGCGAAGGCCCCGGCCAGGTAG
- a CDS encoding iron-siderophore ABC transporter substrate-binding protein: MTTRTHRSSSRLLRLAAAATALVLGLTACGGGSDAPAQSDPSSGAAPGFPVTITHKLGTTTITSQPKRIVVLGETDLDALLALGIQPIAVVKTGFPDGVSPWAKQKLTGSPTQLTVGDNGFDPEQILKLEPDLVLANYDYYLDKYFAKLNAIVPTTGYETGPSEDSWQQVTRQVGKAVGKSAEAEKLVTDTEAKIAGVRKSTPELTGKPFAFAVSGQTGTMMVLKSKTDTATKLLGEFGLVLPPAIESLPGEGFAAELSAERYDVLDQPVLITYYNDNKQHQADVEGNGLFSKLKAVSKGGNVVLDLAQFYSIRTPSPLGIQYAVDVLVPKLSDAVKKTAA; this comes from the coding sequence ATGACGACGCGAACGCACAGGTCGTCGAGTCGACTCCTCCGTCTGGCCGCTGCCGCCACCGCACTGGTGCTCGGCCTGACCGCGTGCGGCGGGGGTTCCGACGCGCCCGCGCAGTCCGACCCGTCGTCCGGCGCCGCGCCCGGATTCCCCGTCACCATCACCCACAAGCTCGGCACCACGACCATCACGTCGCAGCCCAAGCGCATCGTGGTGCTGGGCGAGACCGACCTGGACGCGCTGCTGGCGCTGGGCATCCAGCCCATCGCCGTCGTCAAGACCGGTTTCCCGGACGGTGTCTCGCCGTGGGCCAAGCAGAAGCTGACCGGCTCGCCCACCCAGCTCACCGTGGGCGACAACGGCTTCGACCCGGAGCAGATCCTGAAGCTGGAGCCGGACCTGGTCCTGGCCAACTACGACTACTACCTCGACAAGTACTTCGCCAAGCTCAACGCGATCGTGCCCACCACCGGCTACGAGACCGGCCCCAGCGAGGACAGCTGGCAGCAGGTCACCCGCCAGGTCGGCAAGGCCGTGGGCAAGAGCGCGGAGGCCGAGAAGCTGGTCACCGACACCGAGGCCAAGATCGCCGGGGTGCGCAAGTCCACCCCGGAGCTGACCGGCAAGCCGTTCGCCTTCGCCGTGTCCGGGCAGACCGGCACCATGATGGTCCTGAAGTCCAAGACCGACACCGCCACCAAGCTGCTCGGCGAGTTCGGCCTGGTGCTCCCGCCCGCCATCGAGTCGCTGCCCGGTGAGGGCTTCGCGGCCGAGCTCAGCGCCGAGCGCTACGACGTGCTCGACCAGCCGGTGCTGATCACCTACTACAACGACAACAAGCAGCACCAGGCCGATGTCGAGGGCAACGGGCTGTTCTCCAAGCTCAAGGCGGTCAGCAAGGGCGGCAACGTCGTGCTCGACCTGGCCCAGTTCTACTCCATCCGCACCCCGTCGCCGCTGGGCATCCAGTACGCGGTGGACGTGCTGGTGCCGAAGCTGTCCGACGCGGTGAAGAAGACCGCGGCCTGA
- the entS gene encoding enterobactin transporter EntS: MRLGQLVLDTAPLRHSKPFRLVFAVQVIAMVGTNLTVVAANLQVFALTRSSLQVGLVSLVLGVALLFGLLAGGVLADRVSKRVVIVGTRLGVVAVLGVLAWNSASPEPSLTVIYVTAVLAGLVNGLGAPALIAATPELVGPEHLAAAGALTAITTQLGAMLGPLLAGVLAETWGLAACFTIDAAIYLLSAVLLAFLPQLGPDGSAEHAHPLRSIAEGFAYVRGNKVILGLLLVDVAAMVLAMPYALFPELGVSVFGGEFATGLLYTAPAVGAFLAALGSGWTNRVRRSGAVLIGSVLVWGFSVLCFGLSPVLWLALVFLAIGGAADTISEILRRTLLQHYTPERLLGRVGSLWLAQATSGSSAGNAVLGGLSRIAGSGVALTAGGAACVLAVVGIAIALPELRKASLAGPSADERERVTQG, encoded by the coding sequence GTGCGACTCGGACAACTCGTTCTGGACACCGCCCCGCTGCGGCACAGCAAGCCGTTCCGGCTGGTGTTCGCGGTGCAGGTGATCGCCATGGTGGGCACGAACCTCACCGTGGTCGCGGCCAACCTCCAGGTCTTCGCGCTGACCCGCTCCTCGCTGCAGGTCGGCCTGGTGAGCCTGGTGCTGGGGGTGGCGCTGCTGTTCGGCCTGCTCGCCGGTGGGGTGCTGGCCGACCGGGTCAGCAAGCGAGTGGTCATCGTGGGTACCCGGCTGGGGGTGGTCGCGGTGCTGGGGGTGCTGGCTTGGAACTCGGCCTCGCCCGAGCCGAGCCTGACCGTCATCTACGTGACCGCGGTGCTGGCCGGTCTGGTCAACGGCCTGGGCGCGCCCGCGCTGATCGCCGCGACACCCGAGCTGGTCGGGCCGGAGCACCTGGCCGCGGCCGGGGCGCTGACCGCGATCACCACGCAGCTGGGCGCGATGCTCGGGCCGCTGCTGGCCGGGGTGCTCGCCGAGACCTGGGGCCTGGCGGCCTGCTTCACCATCGACGCGGCCATCTACCTGCTCAGCGCGGTCCTGCTGGCGTTCCTGCCCCAGCTCGGCCCGGACGGCTCCGCCGAGCACGCCCACCCGCTGCGCTCGATCGCGGAGGGCTTCGCCTACGTGCGGGGCAACAAGGTCATCCTGGGCCTGCTGCTGGTGGACGTGGCCGCCATGGTGCTGGCCATGCCGTACGCGCTGTTCCCGGAGCTCGGGGTGAGCGTGTTCGGCGGCGAGTTCGCCACCGGCCTGCTCTACACCGCCCCGGCGGTCGGCGCGTTCCTGGCGGCGCTGGGCAGCGGCTGGACCAACCGGGTGCGGCGCTCCGGCGCGGTGCTCATCGGCTCAGTGCTGGTGTGGGGTTTCTCGGTGCTGTGCTTCGGGTTGAGCCCGGTGCTGTGGCTGGCGCTGGTGTTCCTGGCGATCGGCGGCGCGGCCGACACGATCTCGGAGATCCTGCGCCGCACGCTGCTCCAGCACTACACCCCGGAACGCCTGCTGGGCCGGGTCGGCAGCCTGTGGCTGGCACAGGCCACCTCGGGCTCCTCGGCGGGTAACGCGGTGCTGGGCGGTTTGTCCAGGATCGCCGGGTCGGGTGTTGCCCTGACCGCCGGTGGCGCCGCGTGCGTGTTGGCTGTGGTGGGGATCGCGATCGCGTTGCCGGAGCTGCGAAAAGCCAGTCTGGCCGGACCCAGCGCGGACGAGCGCGAACGCGTCACACAAGGTTGA
- a CDS encoding IS481 family transposase: MHRNARTTIHARQLINTRYQAGWPPARIAEQLGISRTTVHKWIHRYRTEGEAGLADRSSRPHTSPTRTPAELETAVLAARTEHRRGAVHLAGLLGLAAATVGRILRRHHVPALAHLDAVTGLPVRRRHTGIRYQRPHPGDLLHVDVKKLGRIPDGGGWRVHGRSEAVRGRGNGWDYLHVAVDDRSRLAYVEALPDEKGLTCAGFLHRAACWFRDQGVTVLRVLTDNAKAYRVDRDWQAVCTALGIRRRFIKPGCPWTNGKAERFNRTLQTEFAYARAWTSNDERVAALPGWVDRYNTQRAHSALAGHPPISVLAG, encoded by the coding sequence ATGCACCGTAACGCCCGCACCACCATCCACGCACGCCAGCTCATCAACACCCGCTACCAGGCCGGGTGGCCACCGGCCCGCATCGCCGAACAACTCGGCATCTCCCGCACCACCGTGCACAAATGGATCCACCGCTACCGCACCGAGGGTGAAGCGGGCCTGGCCGACCGCTCCTCCCGCCCCCACACCAGCCCCACCCGCACCCCCGCCGAGCTCGAGACGGCGGTTCTGGCCGCCCGGACCGAGCACCGCCGGGGCGCGGTGCACCTGGCCGGGCTGCTGGGGCTGGCCGCGGCCACCGTCGGCCGGATCCTGCGCCGACACCACGTGCCCGCACTCGCCCACCTGGACGCCGTCACCGGGCTGCCGGTGCGCCGCCGCCACACCGGGATCCGCTACCAGCGCCCGCACCCCGGTGACCTGCTGCATGTCGATGTCAAGAAGCTCGGCCGGATCCCTGATGGTGGTGGCTGGCGCGTGCACGGTCGCAGCGAGGCCGTCCGTGGCCGGGGCAATGGCTGGGACTACCTGCACGTGGCTGTCGATGACCGTTCCCGCCTGGCCTATGTCGAGGCGTTGCCGGATGAGAAGGGTCTGACCTGCGCGGGTTTCCTGCACCGGGCCGCTTGCTGGTTCCGGGACCAGGGTGTGACCGTGTTGCGGGTGCTGACCGACAACGCCAAGGCCTACCGAGTGGACCGGGACTGGCAGGCGGTCTGCACCGCCCTGGGGATCCGGCGGCGCTTCATCAAACCGGGGTGTCCCTGGACCAACGGCAAGGCCGAGCGGTTCAACCGGACGTTGCAGACCGAGTTCGCCTACGCGAGGGCCTGGACCTCCAACGACGAGCGGGTGGCGGCACTGCCGGGCTGGGTGGATCGCTACAACACCCAACGCGCCCACTCAGCCCTGGCAGGCCACCCACCGATCAGTGTCCTGGCCGGGTGA